The nucleotide sequence GGTACTACCAATAAGAATGTTTAAATTTTCCATAGCTTTTCCAATCGAAACCCCTTTTTGCATCGCAGCATTATTATCTATCTGCAATTCATATTGCGGATAATTGGCAGCAAAAAATGTAAACACACCGGTTAATTCTTTTCGTTTGTTTAAGTTGGCCATAAATTCTTTATTGATTCTATCGAATTCATGGTAATCAGTAGTTGCATTTTGATCTAATAAACGCATTGAGAAACCACCAGAAGATCCAAAGCCCGGAATTGCCGGTGGTTCAAAAAATTCGATTACTGCTCCTAAATTTCGTGTTTTGCCTTCTAATTCCTCCATAATTTCGGTTACGGAGTGTTCCCGATCGCTCCAATTTTTTAGGTTTATTAAGCATGTTCCTGCATTGGAACCACGCCCTTCGGTCATAATTTCATAACCTGCCAAAGAAGAAACCGATTCAATTCCTGGAACTTCTTCGCAAATTTTTTGAAGATTACGTGCCACTTGATTGGTTTGTTCTAAGGTGGATCCAGGTGGGGTTTGAATGATGGCGTAAATGGTTCCTTGATCTTCACTAGGAATAAAACCGCCGGGCAAAAATTGGTTTTGCACATAGATTGCTCCACAAAAAACAAGTAATACTGCCCAAGTGACCGATTTTCGGTTTACAATTCGTTTTAAAATACTCACATATTTACCTGTAAGTTTATCGAAACCTCTGTTAAACGCATCAATAAATCGGGTTATTATTGTTGCTTTTTTAGGTTTTCCATGATGATTTTTTAGCAAAATGGCACATAAAACGGGTGTAAGCGTAAGGGCAATTACTGCTGAAATCACAATAGAACTGGCCATGGTGATAGAGAATTGACGGTAAAAAGTTCCAACCGGTCCTGTCATAAATGAAATGGGTAAAAATACCGAAACCATCACCATGGTTATTGCAATGATTGCTCCGCTGATTTCGCCCATTACTTCTTTCACTGCCTTATATGGCGATAGGTTTTTTTCTTCCATTTTGGCATGTACGGCTTCTACGACCACAATGGCGTCATCTACCACTATACCAATTGCCAATACCAAAGCAAAAAGCGTAACCAAGTTAATAGATAATCCAAAAATCTGAATGAAAAAGAAGGCACCGATTAAAGAAACCGGAACGGCTATAATGGGGATAATGGTAGAGCGCCAATCGCCCAAGAAAATAAATACAACCACTGCTACCAACAAAAATGCATCGCGCAAAGTGTGGATTACTTGCTCTATGGATGCATCTAAAAAGTTTGAAACATCGTAACTAATTTTATAATCAACACCTGGGGGAAAATTTTGTTTCATTTCTTCCAGTTTCACTTTCACTTGTTCAATTACTTCGTTGGCATTGCTGCCATAGTTTTGTTTCAAAACGATAGATGCAGACGGATCGCCATCTAAATTAGAATAAATATCAAAAAACTCACTTCCCAACTCAACGTTGGCAATGTCTTTCAACTTAATACTTTCACCTTCTGAATTGGCACGAATAATAATGTTTTCATACTCTTCGGGTTTGTTGTATTGTCCTTTATACGTTAAAACATATTCCAACGATTGGGCAGCGATACCCGAGCTTTGACCAATTCTACCTGGTCGACCAATGATGCTTTGTTCGCCAATGGCATCCATAACCTCATCAACCGAAATGCGGTACGCACGCATTCGTTCTGGGTTTAGCCACACACGCATGGCATAGCGTCGGCTTCCTAATATTTGTGATTTTGCAATCCCTTTAACGCGGTTTATTTCTGGGATAATGTTTACAGTAGCATAATTGTACAAGAATTTTTCATCCATGCTTTTATTTTTACTGTATAAGTTCACATACATAAGCATACTTGGCTGAATAGGTGTGACCACAACGCCTTCTTTCTGAACCAATTCAGGCAGTAAAGGCATTACTTGATCAATACGTGTTTTTACCAATACTACTGCTTCGTTGGGGTCGGTTCCGGGATCAAAAACCACATTTAAAGTTGCTTCTCCGGCACTGGTTGCATCGGTAGAAATATACCGCATGCCTTGCACCCCATTGATGGCATTTTCTAAAGTGATTAAGGACGATTTTACCAAAACATCGGCACTTGCACCCGGATAAGCAATGAATACGCTAACAGTTGTAGGGGCAATTTGCGGAAACTGTGAGGTGGGTAATTGTTTAATAGCCAATGAACCCACAAATAGAATAATGACCGATATTACTATTGCGAATACAGGTCTATGAATGATTTTTTTAAACATTTTTCGGGAGATTAATTACTCTGCATAAAGTTCTAAACTTGATAAAACTTTTGCTGGTTGAATAAATTTGTACGAAATTTTTTCGTTCTCTTTTACAAGTCGCAGGCCATCGATTAAAATTTTATCGCTTGCTTGCAAACCGCTACCCACGATGTAAATATGTGGAATTTCGGCAGCAATTTTAATTTCGCGTGCTTTTACAATGTTTCCTTTTGTGACAATAAAAACATACTTTTTATCTAGTACTTCAAAAGTGGCCTTTTGCGGAATAAGCAGTGCATTTTTAATAGGTGTACTAATAACTACGTTGCCTGTTTGCCCAAAACGAAGTAGCGCTTTTGGGTTTGGAAAAGTAGCGCGATAAGCAATATTTCCAGTTTCATTGTCGAAATCGGCTTCAATGGTTTCAACAAAACCGTCGTGGTCAAATAGTTCGCCATTTGCCATTTTTAGTTTTACTTGCAGCAAACTATCTTTTGATTTATGCGCCATTTGATCTAAATATTCTGCTTCGGGCACATTAAAATACACCCACATTTTGCTATTGTCTGCCAACTCTGTAAGCAGATCTCCCTCGGTAATTAAACTTCCTAAACGCGCATGAAATCGATCAATAATTCCATCGAATGGTGCTCGTATTTCGGTAAATTGTAAATGGGTTTTCATGGATGCCAATTCGGCTTGGGCTTTATCGTATTTGGCTTTTGCTAGTGCCAATTCGTTTGTAGAAACCACATTGTTGTCATAAAGCTGTTTGGTGTTTTTGTATTCTATTTGGGCATAATTTGCTTCGGCTTTTGCACGATTAGCATCGGCTTCATACAAATTAGGCATAATTTTAAAGAGCAATTGTCCCTTTTTTACAAATTGCCCTTCATCTACAAATATTTTTTGCAAATAACCTTTTTCTTGGGCACGAATTTCAATATGGTTCACAGAACGTATCTGTGCCACATAATCTTTATAAATAATAGTGTCTTTGACAAGCGGACTGGTTACCGAAAAAGTAGTTTTCTCGTGAGCTTCTTCTTTATGAGACTGGCAACCAACAGTTAAAAAAGCCAATGAAAAGCTTAAAAAAACAAACGCTTTTTTTATCATGATGAATAATATTAATGATTTTTAATTTTGAAGTGATTTAAACTTTTATTTTATTAAATTTTCTTAGAGCAATTACGATGAATGCTAAATAATTAAAGCCTAGCCAACTTGTAACTGTTGTGTCGAATCTATTTAATATGGATCTAAAACTATCCATCCAAGCATTTGTTCTTTCTATTTTATATCTCTCATTATAAAGTTCTTGGTCAAAATATTCATCTCTATCTGTATCGCCATTTCTTTTATTGAAACAAATATTTGCATGTATTTCTTTTTTCTCACAACACAACCTAAATTCTTTAGAATCAAAGCCCGCATCAGCATTTAAAAAAAGTCCTTCAACTGGAATTTTTGCTTGCTCTAAAGTTCCCGTTATCACTTCAAACTGAACTTCTATGTTAAAAAGATCGTTATGGTTACCAGCTACAGGTTCTGAAATGGCTAATGGAATTCCTTGTTTATCACTTAAATACAATGAGTTAGTGGTTTTACGTTTCTTTCTACCTTGATATTCTACTTCTTCACCACCCCTAATTGCAGAGGTATGACTACCATCAAAATCTACATTCGAAAGGTCTAATTTTGATTTGTTTTTTTCTAAAATGCTTGTCCAGATTTTTTTTAAAATATCTGCCTTACACCATTTTCGATAATGATAATAAACCGATTCCCAACTTAATACATTTTCTTCAAATAATGCCTTAACTGGAAGTTGATGCCATTGAACTCCTGTTTTAAGTTTGTAAAGTACAGCATTTACTATTTCTTCCAAAGGAACTGTTGCCTGAAAACCTCGTTTTGCTAATGGCAAATAAGGTACTATTTCTTTTTTTATTATATCTTTGTTCAGTACACTGTACATAAGGGTTGATTTTGAAATGAATATGTTTTGCAACACAAATTTCGTCAACCCTTTATTATTTACAAAATAAGTTTAAATCACTTCTTTTAAAAGATATAGAAAACAAGCAGCAATGTGTGCTCATTCAGCACATGCCGTGTTTATAAATGCAATCTAAAAAAATTAAAAATCACAGTCTTATCACCAAAAGGCTTATAAAAACCTGATTTTTTAGGTAGGAATAAAATGTAGAAAGCTGACCAACAATTTGGACGCTTTTTTTACTGTGGTAAGAAGTAGGTATATGAACTAAAAAGTATAAAAAGAAAGCTTTTAAAAGCACTTTTACTTTTTGAATTTTTGATTCGTTTTGAAGTTCAAATTCTGTTTCGGAAAAATCTGCTTTGTAATGGTTTACATATATGTGTTTTATTTTTCCTAAATGAACCTGTTTATGAGCTTTTTTGTCGAAATGATTTGCAACCTTTTTTTGAGAAGTTAGTGTGTGGGCGGTATTTTGATACTTTAAAAAACCACTTTCGCTACCATTTTGCAGAATATGCATCTGGTTTGCATAATTGCTCATACTCGCAAAAAGCAAAGCAATCAACAAAAAGTAATATTTTAAAAAGGATGATTTCATTTCGGGTGTAAAATTATTTAAAACACTTAAAACTTTTGATTGGTTGCTGCTAAATAAAAGTTAAAAAAACAACACCATATTACACACTTTTAAGCGGTTTTTTACGACTCTTTTTTATTTAATATTTCTTTTATTTAACCAACTAGTATATTTTTCTCGATTTTTGGCATGTTCGTCGATGGTTGATGCAAATTCGTGATACCCAATCCGTTCAACACTGGCACAAAAATATATATAATTGTGTTTCTCTGCATTTAACACCGCATCAATTGAACTTTCGTCGGGCATAGCGATTAATCCGTTGGGTATTCCTTTGAATTTATATGTGTTAAATGGATGGTTTAATGTTAAATCTTTTAAATAAACACGCTTTATAACTTGTTCAAAATCATTCGATAATGCTTTTTTAGCATAAACCACCGTTGGATCTGCCTGTAGCAGCATATCTTGGTTCAATCGGTTTAAATATGCACCTGCAACTCGTGGACGCTCATCTACTTTTGCCGTTTCTTTTTGAACAATTGCAGCTAAAGAAGCCACTTGAACAGGCGTTAAACCTAATGCTTTTGCCTTTGCTTTTCGTTCATCGTTCCAAAAACGGATGTATTCTTTTTGCAGAATATTTCTGATTTTTAATGGAGTGGTATTCCAATAAACTTCATAGGTGTTGGGCATGCACATGGCTAAAACATTGTCTTTATTCATACCCATTTCCTCCAAAAAAGCAGGTTCCGTAAAAGTTTGGTATAAATCTGCAATATCGGGTTCCACTTGCGACGAAATACGTTGCAATAACTTTTCAAGGGTTTCTTGGTTATTAAATGTAAGTTTTACAGGCACGTTTCTGCGCAGTGCTTTAACAATTCGGTAGTTATTGTAACCATTTTCAATAAGGTATCTTCCAGGTTCTACTGTTGCCGATTCACCCAATTTTGAAAAAAGACCTTCTAAAGAAGTGTAGTTTTTTACATATTTTTTTAACGAGTCTTGCACTTGGCTGTAAGTGGCATTGGTAGGTATATGAATGTAAATACTTTTATCTGCAAAATTGGTATTGGGCGTAAAAGCTTTTCTGTATAGACTGTAACCAAAAATCAAGGCAGCAAAAACGCCAAGTACAGCTACATAGCTAACTAATTTATTAATTTTCATTTAAAGGATTTATTAATTGGTACAGCAGTTCATCAACATATACAGCTCCGATTTTGTTCCACTGTTTTTTAACGCCTACTTTTTCGAAACCAAATTTAGAAAAAAGCTTGATACTTGCATGGTTTGTTGCAGCAACATTAACATATATTTGATGAACATTTAAGATATGAAACGCATATCCCAACAAAAGTTCTACCGATTCGCTGCCAAAACCTTTGTTTCGTTCTTCACTGCTTTTCACAACAATTCCCAAACCAACTCTACTGTTTTTAGGATCAAAATCATATAAATCTATTAACCCAATTAAATGATTAGAGCCATTTTCGGCAATGGCCAAGCGCAGTTGTTTTACTTCGTAAATATCCTGATGACTGTTTTCCAAATAATTTTTAAGCAACCATTTAGAATAAGGAGCTTGGGTATGGCTTACTTCCCACAACAATTCATCGTTTTCAATTTCGTATAAAAATGATAAATCTTCGGGTTCTAAGGCACGTAAATGAACTTTATTTCCTCTTAAAAACATTTTAGGGTATTAAAATTGTTCCTTTAAAAACTTGTTGAGCAGCTCCCGTTAACATAACGTTGTAGTATTTTTCGTCGTTTTGATCGAAAGACACTTGCACTTCTCCACCTTCAACCTGAATAGTGATTTTGTTTACAGCTGTTTTTCCTAAACTGTTCATTGCAAGTGCCACAGCCGTTGCTCCGGTACCGCAAGATAAGGTTTCGTCTTCCACGCCACGCTCATACGTTCGTATTTTAAAAGAATCGTTTGATAATTGTTCAACGAAGTTTACATTCGTTCCGCCCGGTTTGTATTGGTCGCTGTAACGAATGTTTTTCCCGTTTTCAAAAACATTAAAATTTTTCACATCATTTACTAGTTCCACATGATGCGGAGAGCCGGTAAACAAAAAAGTGTAATTACTATCTTTTTTAATGGTATCTTTTAAAACATCAATCATTTGCAAAGCCACAACACCTTCCTTGTTAATAGTTGCATGGTGCAAACCATCTATCGCATTGAATGTAGTATCTTTTGAAAAAATTCCTAAAAAATGCGCAAACGAAACAATACAACGTCCGCCGTTGCCACACATAGTGCTTTCGTTTCCATCGGCATTGTAATAAACCATTTTAAAATCGGCAGTAGCATCATTTTCCAATAAAATTAATCCATCACCGCCAATTCCAAATCTTCTGTCGCACAAAAAAGCGATTGTTGCTGCATCATTTTTTTGAAAGAAAAGGCTGCGGTTATCAACCATAATAAAGTCGTTGCCGGTGCCTTGGTATTTATAAAATGTTAATTGCTTCATTGTGCAAAGATATAAAATATTAAAGCTTCGTTAAGTAGTGTTAACAAGCGTTAAACTATTTTTTAATGATTTAGTACTATTGTAATTTTACTGTTAAATAAATAAACATTAAATAATTATATGAAAAATATAGGAACTATTTTAGCAACATCGTTGTTAAGTGGTGTTGTAACATTGGGGTCGTACAAATTGTTTTTTGAAGATACCAATTATTTTGAAAACGCAAAAGAAATTACCACAAGTGCACCTTTTCGAAATGTGAACAATTCGGTTTTTGAAGCGCCTAATTTTAAGTTGGCCGCAGAAAAAACCATTCATTCGGTGGTACACGTTAAAAATGTATCATTTAGAAATGCACCGCGAAACCCGATTATGGAATATTTCTACGGATACCAAGGTGGTGGACAAACCTACGCGCAAGTGGGTACGGGTTCTGGCGTGATTATTTCGGAAGACGGATATATCATTACGAATAATCACGTAATTCAAGGTGCAAGTGAATTGGAAATTACGCTAAACGACAACCGTACTTTTAAAGCAAAATTGATAGGAACCGATTCTAAAATGGATATTGCCCTTTTAAAAATCAATACGTCTGAGAAACTACCGTTTACAACTTTCGCCGATTCTGATGCCATTAGTGTGGGCGATTGGGTGCTAGCAGTGGGAAATCCGTACAATTTAACTTCTACTGTTACAGCTGGAATTGTTTCAGCCAAAGCCCGCAATTTATCAGAAAACGGTATTCAATCATTCATTCAAACCGATGCGGCTGTGAATCCGGGAAATTCAGGCGGTGCATTGGTTAACAGCAACGGCGATTTAATTGGTATCAACACCATGATTTCGTCTGCAACAGGCTCGTATGTGGGCTATTCTTTTGCTATTCCCTCTAATTTAGCTCGAAAAATAGTGAACGATTTAATGGAATACGGAAAAGTGCAACAAGGTATTTTGGGGGTGCAAGGTTATGAAGTGAACAGTCAAATTGCAGCAGAAAACAAGCTCACCTTTAAACAAGGATTTTATGTGGAGAACGTAACAAAAAATTCAGGAGCCGAAGCTGCAGGTATCAAAAAAGGCGATATTATTTATAAAATAGACGGCAAAGGAATCAATTCTTTTCTAGATTTAAACAGCATCATTGCCACCAAACGCCCGAACGACGAAGTAAAAGTTTCTTTAAAACGAAACAATCAAGACAAAGAATTAGTGGTTAAATTAAGTAAAAAAGAAATTGCCCAAATCCAATTTAACGGATTCGAAATTGAAAATTTGTCGCCAAAAGAACAAAAAGCGTTGGGAATTAATTACGGTGTTAAAATCAACGGTATATCCAACGAGCGTTTTAAAGCCTATGAAAGTGAATTGAAAAATGCGATTATTTTGGCAGTGAATGGTTCAAAAATCAAAAATACCGAACATGCCAACGAAATTCTTTCAAAACTAAATCAGGAACAACTCCGCATGGATTTAATCACTCCAAGAGGCGAACGATTGCGATTGATTTTGTAATGTGTTGATAAAAAGTAGCTTATAAAAAAGCTACTTTTTTAATTATATGTGCTTGTATATCATAAAAATTAATATTTTTGTACAACTTTTTAAAATACAACACAATTTACACCCCAAATGGAAAATAATTTATACGAAAAAGAATTGGCTTTCCAAGCAGACAGAAGAAAAGCTTGCGTAGAGTTTATTAAAATCGTTAATGATTTATGGTATGACAAATCAATTGAATTGGTTTTGTTCAGAAATCAATTGATTGACCGTAGCGTGAGCGACATTATTAATTTACACGAATATGCTGCAAAATTTGTTGAAAAACCTATTAATATTTTTGACACTGTTGAAATTGCTCGTGCCATTCAAACCGCAGACTTACCAGCAGCGCGCATTGATATTGGTAAATTAACGTATGAATTCCATCTAGAAGACAACAAATACAACGATTCTTTGTCTTTTGTTGTGGACAAGTTAAAAGGTGCAAAAGAAGGAAATACAATTGAGCCAAAAGACGTTGTTTTATACGGATTTGGTCGTATTGGTCGTTTATTAGCACGCGAATTAATGGCTAAAATTGGTAAAGGTCAACAATTACGCTTAAAAGCAATCGTAACACGCGATAAAAACGATGAAGCTTCATTGGAAAAGCGTGCATCTTTACTTCGATTAGACTCTATCCACGGAGATTTTGAAGGGTCAGTAGGAATTGATGTTGAAAACGAATCGTTGATTATCAATGGTTCACCAGTTCGCATGATTTCTGCCGCTCAACCAGAAGATATCGATTACACACAATACGGTATCAACGATGCATTGGTTATTGATAACACAGGTGTTTTTAAAGACGAAGCCGCTTTATCACGCCACTTACAATCAAAAGGTGCAACACAAGTTTTACTTACAGCGCCAGGAAAAGGTGTTCCAAATGTTGTTTATGGTGTAAACCATGAAAATTACAACATCGACGAAACTCCGATTTGGTCTGCTGCATCTTGTACAACAAACGCCATTACGCCTGTTTTGGCTGTTATTGAAGAAGAATTAGGAGTGGTGAAAGGACATTTAGAAACCATTCACGCTTATACAAACGACCAAAATTTGGTGGATAACATGCACAAAAAATACCGTCGTGGAAGAGCAGCTGCCTTAAACATGGTAATTACCGAAACAGGTGCTGGTTCTGCAGTTGCAAAAGCATTGCCAAGTTTAGCGGGTAAATTAACCTCTAATGCCATTCGTGTACCTGTTCCAAATGGTTCATTAGTAGTTTTAAATTTAGAAGTTGGCAAAGAAACTTCGGTAGCAGATTTAAACAAAATAATGAAACAATATGCTTTAGAAGGCGAATTGGTAGAGCAAATTAAATATTCATTAAACAACGAATTGGTTTCATCAGACATCGTTGGAACATCAGCACCAGCAATTTATGATTCTAACGCAACAATTGTTTCTGCCGATGGTAAAAACATTGTACTATACATTTGGTACGACAACGAATATGGCTACAGCCACCAAGTGATTCGTTTAGCAAAACACATTGCTAAAGTACGCAGATACGTTTACTATTAGTAGATATATAATCTTAATATTTAAAAGCTGGTTTTTTGAAAACCAGCTTTTTTTAGTTTATATTCGTAGTAAACAAAAAACATTATGGCACGTACACCATCAAAAATGTTAGCCTTAGGCACAACAGCAGCCGATTTTTTTCTGCCCGATACAAATAGCAACGAATGGAAATCGTTTAATGACATAAAAGGAAACCACGGAACAGTTGTTATGTTTATCTGCAACCACTGCCCTTTTGTGTTGCATGTAATAGAAGAAATTGTTCGTGTGGCAAATGATTACCGCGTACAAGGAATTGGATTTGTAGCCATCTCCAGCAACGACGCTATTGCATATCCTGATGATGCCCCTGAAAAAATGAGTGAGTTTGCTTTTCACCATAAATTCGGTTTTCCTTATTTATATGATGAAACGCAAGAAGTAGCAAAAAAATACGATGCTGCATGCACTCCCGATTTGTATTTGTTCGATGCACAAAACAAATTAATCTATCGCGGTCAATTAGACGATTCACGCCCAAAAAACGGAATTCCTACCAATGGAAATGACCTTCGCAACGCCATTGATTCAATCTTGTACAACCGAAGTGTTAATCCTTTGCAAAAACCAAGTGTTGGGTGTAATATTAAATGGAAAAATACTCTTTAAAATCAAAATGTTTATTACCTTTGCGAACACTATTTTTCTTTTTTCATTTTAGAAAATGAACAGGTTTTCTAGAATAAAATAAAGACCTCGAATTTGAAAGAGAAGCTTGATGGTTATTTTATAAAAAAATTAAGAACAATAGGTATTAAAATCAATTATTAAACAACAACAATTTTTGCATTTAAAAATGTATGTTACATCAAAAATTTTTTAATCGTTTTGTAATTAGGCAAGTTATTTGGGCATTTGTTATTACCTATTTAATTGTGACATTGTACCTCGTAATCTTTAGAAGTTGGAGTATAATATCACTCATATTGCCTGCAGTTTTGTTTTATTTAGCGTTTAAAGATGCTTTTCAAACGAAGCATACCATTCGCAAAAACTATCCAATTATTGGGCGTTTAAGATACATTTTAGAAGAAATTCGCCCGGAATTGCGTCAATATTTTTGGGAAGGTGAGCTAGATGGTAAACCTTTTAACCGCCGTGAGCGTTCTATTGTTTACCAACGTGCTAAAAACGCCAAGCAAACCGTATCTTTTGGTATGCAAGATGACCCAAACCGCATTGGTTATGAATGGGCTTCGCATTCTGTTTATCCAAAAAACATCTCTGATTTTAACTTTAGAACTTTAATTGGAAATGATCAATGTGCCAAACCTTACAGTGCAAGTATTTATAATATTAGCGCAATGAGTTATGGCGCATTAAGTAAAAAAGCGATTATTTCGTTAAACAAAGGTGCTAAATTAGGAGGATTTGCGCACAACACCGGAGAAGGTGGTATTTCACCATATCACAGATCAGGAGGTGATTTAATTTGGCAAATTGGAACCGGATATTTTGGCTGTAGAGATGAAAATGGTTTTTTTAATGATGCCTTATTTGCCGAAAGAGCGCAATATGACGACGTTAAAATGATCGAATTAAAGCTTTCTCAAGGAGCGAAACCCGGTCATGGTGGATTATTACCTGCTGAGAAAAACA is from Paenimyroides aestuarii and encodes:
- a CDS encoding efflux RND transporter permease subunit, whose translation is MFKKIIHRPVFAIVISVIILFVGSLAIKQLPTSQFPQIAPTTVSVFIAYPGASADVLVKSSLITLENAINGVQGMRYISTDATSAGEATLNVVFDPGTDPNEAVVLVKTRIDQVMPLLPELVQKEGVVVTPIQPSMLMYVNLYSKNKSMDEKFLYNYATVNIIPEINRVKGIAKSQILGSRRYAMRVWLNPERMRAYRISVDEVMDAIGEQSIIGRPGRIGQSSGIAAQSLEYVLTYKGQYNKPEEYENIIIRANSEGESIKLKDIANVELGSEFFDIYSNLDGDPSASIVLKQNYGSNANEVIEQVKVKLEEMKQNFPPGVDYKISYDVSNFLDASIEQVIHTLRDAFLLVAVVVFIFLGDWRSTIIPIIAVPVSLIGAFFFIQIFGLSINLVTLFALVLAIGIVVDDAIVVVEAVHAKMEEKNLSPYKAVKEVMGEISGAIIAITMVMVSVFLPISFMTGPVGTFYRQFSITMASSIVISAVIALTLTPVLCAILLKNHHGKPKKATIITRFIDAFNRGFDKLTGKYVSILKRIVNRKSVTWAVLLVFCGAIYVQNQFLPGGFIPSEDQGTIYAIIQTPPGSTLEQTNQVARNLQKICEEVPGIESVSSLAGYEIMTEGRGSNAGTCLINLKNWSDREHSVTEIMEELEGKTRNLGAVIEFFEPPAIPGFGSSGGFSMRLLDQNATTDYHEFDRINKEFMANLNKRKELTGVFTFFAANYPQYELQIDNNAAMQKGVSIGKAMENLNILIGSTYEQGFIRFGQFFKVYVQSSPEFRSLPSDILNLYVKNEQGEMVPYSAFMKLKKTQGPNEITRYNMYNSASIRGLPAPGYTTADAIKAINETAQQTLPHGYKIAWEGLSFDEAQRGNEALYVFGVVLIFVYLVLAAQYESFILPLAVIMSLPMGIFGSLFMLKAMGLANDIYAQVGLIMLIGLLGKNAVLIVEYAVQKRQSGATILNAAIEAATVRFRPILMTSFAFIAGLIPLIFAHGAGAIGNHTIGASALGGMLFGTLFGVVIIPGLYYIFAKIADGRKMIKNEDESPLTKDIY
- a CDS encoding efflux RND transporter periplasmic adaptor subunit — translated: MIKKAFVFLSFSLAFLTVGCQSHKEEAHEKTTFSVTSPLVKDTIIYKDYVAQIRSVNHIEIRAQEKGYLQKIFVDEGQFVKKGQLLFKIMPNLYEADANRAKAEANYAQIEYKNTKQLYDNNVVSTNELALAKAKYDKAQAELASMKTHLQFTEIRAPFDGIIDRFHARLGSLITEGDLLTELADNSKMWVYFNVPEAEYLDQMAHKSKDSLLQVKLKMANGELFDHDGFVETIEADFDNETGNIAYRATFPNPKALLRFGQTGNVVISTPIKNALLIPQKATFEVLDKKYVFIVTKGNIVKAREIKIAAEIPHIYIVGSGLQASDKILIDGLRLVKENEKISYKFIQPAKVLSSLELYAE
- a CDS encoding IS5 family transposase, which gives rise to MYSVLNKDIIKKEIVPYLPLAKRGFQATVPLEEIVNAVLYKLKTGVQWHQLPVKALFEENVLSWESVYYHYRKWCKADILKKIWTSILEKNKSKLDLSNVDFDGSHTSAIRGGEEVEYQGRKKRKTTNSLYLSDKQGIPLAISEPVAGNHNDLFNIEVQFEVITGTLEQAKIPVEGLFLNADAGFDSKEFRLCCEKKEIHANICFNKRNGDTDRDEYFDQELYNERYKIERTNAWMDSFRSILNRFDTTVTSWLGFNYLAFIVIALRKFNKIKV
- the mltG gene encoding endolytic transglycosylase MltG, producing the protein MKINKLVSYVAVLGVFAALIFGYSLYRKAFTPNTNFADKSIYIHIPTNATYSQVQDSLKKYVKNYTSLEGLFSKLGESATVEPGRYLIENGYNNYRIVKALRRNVPVKLTFNNQETLEKLLQRISSQVEPDIADLYQTFTEPAFLEEMGMNKDNVLAMCMPNTYEVYWNTTPLKIRNILQKEYIRFWNDERKAKAKALGLTPVQVASLAAIVQKETAKVDERPRVAGAYLNRLNQDMLLQADPTVVYAKKALSNDFEQVIKRVYLKDLTLNHPFNTYKFKGIPNGLIAMPDESSIDAVLNAEKHNYIYFCASVERIGYHEFASTIDEHAKNREKYTSWLNKRNIK
- a CDS encoding GNAT family N-acetyltransferase → MFLRGNKVHLRALEPEDLSFLYEIENDELLWEVSHTQAPYSKWLLKNYLENSHQDIYEVKQLRLAIAENGSNHLIGLIDLYDFDPKNSRVGLGIVVKSSEERNKGFGSESVELLLGYAFHILNVHQIYVNVAATNHASIKLFSKFGFEKVGVKKQWNKIGAVYVDELLYQLINPLNEN
- the dapF gene encoding diaminopimelate epimerase, with translation MKQLTFYKYQGTGNDFIMVDNRSLFFQKNDAATIAFLCDRRFGIGGDGLILLENDATADFKMVYYNADGNESTMCGNGGRCIVSFAHFLGIFSKDTTFNAIDGLHHATINKEGVVALQMIDVLKDTIKKDSNYTFLFTGSPHHVELVNDVKNFNVFENGKNIRYSDQYKPGGTNVNFVEQLSNDSFKIRTYERGVEDETLSCGTGATAVALAMNSLGKTAVNKITIQVEGGEVQVSFDQNDEKYYNVMLTGAAQQVFKGTILIP
- a CDS encoding Do family serine endopeptidase; translation: MKNIGTILATSLLSGVVTLGSYKLFFEDTNYFENAKEITTSAPFRNVNNSVFEAPNFKLAAEKTIHSVVHVKNVSFRNAPRNPIMEYFYGYQGGGQTYAQVGTGSGVIISEDGYIITNNHVIQGASELEITLNDNRTFKAKLIGTDSKMDIALLKINTSEKLPFTTFADSDAISVGDWVLAVGNPYNLTSTVTAGIVSAKARNLSENGIQSFIQTDAAVNPGNSGGALVNSNGDLIGINTMISSATGSYVGYSFAIPSNLARKIVNDLMEYGKVQQGILGVQGYEVNSQIAAENKLTFKQGFYVENVTKNSGAEAAGIKKGDIIYKIDGKGINSFLDLNSIIATKRPNDEVKVSLKRNNQDKELVVKLSKKEIAQIQFNGFEIENLSPKEQKALGINYGVKINGISNERFKAYESELKNAIILAVNGSKIKNTEHANEILSKLNQEQLRMDLITPRGERLRLIL
- a CDS encoding glyceraldehyde-3-phosphate dehydrogenase, with the protein product MENNLYEKELAFQADRRKACVEFIKIVNDLWYDKSIELVLFRNQLIDRSVSDIINLHEYAAKFVEKPINIFDTVEIARAIQTADLPAARIDIGKLTYEFHLEDNKYNDSLSFVVDKLKGAKEGNTIEPKDVVLYGFGRIGRLLARELMAKIGKGQQLRLKAIVTRDKNDEASLEKRASLLRLDSIHGDFEGSVGIDVENESLIINGSPVRMISAAQPEDIDYTQYGINDALVIDNTGVFKDEAALSRHLQSKGATQVLLTAPGKGVPNVVYGVNHENYNIDETPIWSAASCTTNAITPVLAVIEEELGVVKGHLETIHAYTNDQNLVDNMHKKYRRGRAAALNMVITETGAGSAVAKALPSLAGKLTSNAIRVPVPNGSLVVLNLEVGKETSVADLNKIMKQYALEGELVEQIKYSLNNELVSSDIVGTSAPAIYDSNATIVSADGKNIVLYIWYDNEYGYSHQVIRLAKHIAKVRRYVYY